One segment of Telopea speciosissima isolate NSW1024214 ecotype Mountain lineage unplaced genomic scaffold, Tspe_v1 Tspe_v1.0093, whole genome shotgun sequence DNA contains the following:
- the LOC122647617 gene encoding zinc finger A20 and AN1 domain-containing stress-associated protein 7-like, translating into MGWKAPESPSRCANGCGFFGSPATLNLCSKCYRDFCLQQGKPSSSAITTSKTVQLQQKHPQQLSLLPSSSSGSPVEISNPTVLASAINESSPVVMMKNNKCMSCSKKVGLLGFNCRCGSSFCSKHRYPEMHDCTFNYKVVGQEAIAKANPLVKSEKIERL; encoded by the coding sequence ATGGGATGGAAAGCACCTGAAAGCCCTTCTCGCTGTGCAAACGGATGTGGTTTCTTTGGCAGTCCAGCAACCCTTAACCTCTGCTCCAAGTGTTACAGGGACTTCTGCCTCCAACAGGGCAAACCCTCCTCCTCTGCAATAACAACTTCAAAAACTGTGCAACTGCAGCAGAAACACCCACAACAACTATCACTACTCCCCTCATCGTCTTCTGGAAGTCCTGTTGAGATTTCTAATCCCACAGTCCTTGCCAGTGCCATTAATGAATCATCTCcggtggtgatgatgaagaataatAAGTGTATGAGTTGCAGTAAGAAAGTAGGTTTGCTAGGGTTCAACTGTAGGTGTGGAAGTAGTTTCTGCTCAAAGCACAGGTACCCTGAGATGCATGATTGTACTTTCAATTACAAGGTTGTGGGTCAAGAAGCTATTGCTAAGGCTAATCCATTGGTCAAGTCTGAAAAGATTGAGAGGTTATGA
- the LOC122647618 gene encoding zinc finger A20 and AN1 domain-containing stress-associated protein 7-like translates to MGGKAPENPSRCANGCGFFGRPATLNLCSKCYRDFSLQEAKRCSPIKTSKTVQLSLLPSSFSRSPVEISNPTVLAGAINESSPVVMMKNNKCMSCSKKVGLLGFNCRCGSTFCSKHRYPEMHECFFNYKVVGQEAIAKANPLVKSEKIERL, encoded by the coding sequence ATGGGAGGGAAAGCACCTGAAAACCCTTCTCGCTGTGCAAACGGATGTGGTTTCTTTGGCAGACCAGCAACCCTTAACCTCTGCTCCAAGTGTTATAGGGACTTCTCTCTCCAAGAAGCCAAACGCTGCTCTCCCATAAAAACCTCAAAAACCGTGCAACTATCACTCCTCCCCTCATCGTTTTCTAGAAGTCCTGTTGAAATTTCTAATCCCACAGTCCTTGCCGGTGCCATTAATGAATCATCTCcggtggtgatgatgaagaataatAAGTGTATGAGTTGCAGTAAGAAAGTAGGGTTGCTAGGGTTCAACTGTAGGTGTGGAAGTACTTTCTGCTCAAAGCACAGGTACCCTGAGATGCATGAATGTTTCTTCAACTACAAGGTTGTGGGTCAAGAAGCTATTGCTAAGGCTAATCCATTAGTCAAGTCTGAAAAGATTGAGAGGTTATGA